Sequence from the Scyliorhinus torazame isolate Kashiwa2021f chromosome 3, sScyTor2.1, whole genome shotgun sequence genome:
aaaaagaatagcaACTGCAGGCTCAGGCACCCAGCGGGGAAACCCTGGAGATCTACACATTTGTCCTTTGCCCCTTTTCCCTCTCCCCTGCCTAGCTCCCCAGGTGAGGAAATGCAACTGATATTTTCTCAACGATGTTGCAGCAAAAGCTTTAAACATTATGCTGCAGAGGCACCTAGTGGCTTTCACAGAAAAGATAAAAATAACCACATCAGGTCCAAATTCCACATTATCAACCCACATAAAAGAGGGCATTTATACCAGATAACACCCAAAATGGACAGCCTTGTCCATTTTAAATGGCCAGTTGCATGCTCTATTTAAACAAACAGTTTCAACATCTGGATAAAATTTATAGAAAGTAGGGATGTTTCTGTCATTGCCCGTACTGTATGTCTTAAATTTCAACTGTATCTGCAGAGGGCAGACATCTCACTCAGGATAGTAAGCAAATTAAGAAGTATTTGGCTTGATCTTAGGAATAGTTCAAGTGTCTCACCAAAGAAAACTGACAAAAGCAGTGGTGAAGGGGCATAGCATTCTGGGATTTTTTATCCTTTTTGGAAAAGAAAGGCATACATAGACCAATAAAGTGTTAGGTCGAGGTTTCGGGACCCACAGGGGAGGTGTGGCACACCAGACAAGTCCATTGActttcggcgggaccggaagacccTCTTGGTGCGGTTCTAGAAAATCCCAGCCCGAGAAGATTTATTTGATTGTGCAGCATGACTTTAATTCAGAGTTTAAGGGCTGGATGTGTGCAAGCAGCTGAAAGTAGGTGGCAACCCTGCTTTGACGGGCGGCAAGACCCGTCAGGCTCTTAACAAACAGTAGCCAATTAAGTGTCTGCTGCTGGGGCTGCCATCCAATTAAAAGCGGGCAACCCATCCCTAGAATCTGCTGGcccaatcagagggctggcagttcaGTCAGCAACCTCAGCAGTGCCACGGTTagtggtggacattgctgaggctgcAGCAATATGGAGAAAGCACCCCATGGTCATGTACACTTGAAGAAGAGGAAGTAGTGGGGTCAGGGAAATGCGGGGACAATGCAGTGCCAATAAAGAAGGCTCCCAAAGCCCACTGTGGCCACCAGTTTCCAATGGGCATAGTCCCCAAGTGCCGTAGGCCCCCGCTGATGTGGGCAAAGATCCCATGGAGGTGGAAAATGGCCATTAATTGGTCAATTAAATGGCTCCTATGGGCTCTCAACAAGTGGTTGATCTGCCATCTTTCCTGCTACTGGCAAAAtagtctgtctccccccacccccaacagtccgaacccccagcctctccctaaagaGCAGGCAAAATGTTGGCCTTTGTGTTTTGTACAAACTTATTTTACCTCAGGAAGCAAAAGGGAGCTGTTTGGGCCGACAGCAAGCCTCCATGACATTATCAGTTTGAGGTGCAGGCTATTTTGACCCAGTCAAGCTCTCTACTCCTCCCAAACACTATCTCTGACATAGGCAGTCTGTGTGAACTAAGATAGTGTACTTGGGGAGTGTGCACATGTCAAAACACATAGCACCAGTGGTGGTAGGAACAGCCCAGGAGAGACTTTGCAGGAGGGTTGCATCTGCTAAGCTCTGTTGAGGATGACAAGACGAGAACTTCAAGGGCACAGTTATGAGAAGGAAACAGCTGGCCTCACACAAGTATCTTTAAGTGGTATTGGAAGGAGTGACAAGAGATTTCACTGCCGCAAAGAGCTCCGCATCAAGCCTCCATGGTGCAATTTCACTAATCTTTAGTCTATCCTGGATAGTGCGACCCATTCCAGGGATCCTGCATTTTCTGCCACATGTAGCAGAGTGCCCGATACAGTGGAGAATcgtatgtcgggcaaaaaataggttGGCGGCGTcccgatgctctggtcccccgccAGCAGTGAGCGAGACACCTCACACCAGCAAGAGGATGCAAGTGGGTCATTTGAACCATTTTGCATCTGATTAACAGGCTGGAGGCCTGATTCTCCACCCCTCTGTGGTGCTCCAGCCGTCTTGGACGGGATTCATGCaggcgtggattggtgcaagtatttttaaGCCCTGACATAGTGGACACCGCATTGAGTCAAGGAGGTAAGTATGTAACATAGGTGCCCTGAACATTCATCGGAgggcacccctccccccacaacccaaacctgTCCACCTCAACCCCCTTCAAATCCCCCATCAGACTTCCATATCAATGACCCTCCATATCAGAGGCCCCCTAAGGGGCGGAGGGGCAACATTTGCGTTGTGGAAAATGGGGCCACTATTGGGCTGTCTGCTCAAAGTGGTGGAACGGAATCCCCGGAGCTCCCCACCATGCATAATTAGCATGGCTAGGGAGAGTGAATCACCcctttttgtaaaataaatttagagtatccaattcatttttgctAATTAggaagcaatttagtgtggccaatccacctaccctgcacatctttggattgtggaggtgaaaccaacacaaacacggggagaatgtgcaaactccacacggacagagacacagggccaggatcgaacctgggacctgagcgctgtgagacagcagtgctgaccactgtgccaccgtgccacctgagtGAATCACTCCTGGGCGCCGCTCCTAGCACCAGAACTTAgtctccaaatggagaatccagccccatatgtatgTATTTTCCAGCTTTAAACAGCTTACAATGCCAAAATTAAAACATGAGTATTTACCACATAGACTCCGACAAGACTTCTTGTCTTCAAATTGGTTTCCATTCCCATGACATCCACTGAAGAGGAACGTTTCACAACTCTTGGTGTCCTCATCATAGTACCACTTCAGTACGTTGGCGCGGCAATCCCCACGTTCTTTTTGCAGTTGACAAGCTGCATCTGCCAAAGAATTTAAATATGTTCATTTTGCTGATTGGAAAGAAAAGTTTGCTTAATCCTTCCAGGAGGCCTTGCGGTGCAGTGGCAGTGCTCCTACCACAGGCCCAGAGGCTCCGCGTTCGAGTCCAACACCAGGGCTAAGGAAGGAGAGGTTCAACAGGCTGATGATCAGCTCGGAAATTCTTTCACCACTTCCCCCATTATTCCTCAAAGGGTAAGAAACAAAGTATATGGGTGTGAACATGTGCCTGCAACAACAATTGGTCCTTCCCCCATTTTTTGTTTTGTTATAATCTGAGGATTATTTGAGTCATCAGAGATCTTAAAAGGAGCAGAGAATAGTAGTAGGATTCAAAAAATGAAAACTTTGGTGGTGGAAATTGTTAGCTATTTTTTATAGCTGTCACTAGCATGTCTGGCAGGGCTGTGGGGTCGCTATCTCTGATCCAATTGTGAAAATGGTTGGGAGTGAACTGGAGAAAGGTATGTCATTCCACGTTTGTTTTAGGTTCTTTGTACGTGGACACCAACTGCACAAAAAATGACATTTTAATGCCAGAACTAATATGGTACATTATGCACACATAATTAACCCCACCCCTCCATTACACTGACATTTTGAACCTTTGTTGCCAGCATGGTTCATACTGGAGAATTAAGAGGAAAAATCAGAGGTTGGCTCTTTACAGTTTATTGCCATTCAAACAGACTCAGGACAAATGAGTTATCTTTCTCCTCCTCTTTTGCTGGCACCTCACCACAAGCTACCTTTTCAACAAGTGACAGAACGAAACACCTCCTGTTAGCTTTGTGAGCTCCTGTACATCTTGGAACTGGATCTGTGGCTGTGTTTAAGTGCTACAGGCACAAACCTGAATATGGGACATTTAGCAGGAGGTCAGTCCTGCGCGATTAATATGAACATGGAGCTAGTGTACATCTCAGGGAGCAAATTGAAGGAATTGAAGAAACATTGCCTCCACACAGGGGAAGTTTGCGATGATGTAGATAAATCCTTAAGGTCATTTAATTAAAAATATTTGAAACATATGCATATTTCTAATCATGAATTTAGGATTTACAAACTTAAGGCATCAAATTGGACACTTAACAGGATTGTACCAAATTCTTCTCTATTAGGTTTTAACAGTGACCATTTCAGATCAACTACTTTAAGTAGCACAGAGAGGTATTTGTTACACATTTTGGTGAGAACAGCATTGATCATAACTTTTGCTCTTTAATTTTCAAAGGAGTTTAATTTTTTCGGAGTTCTTTCGATCATCTGCCATAGGTCCAGAGAAAGGTCTGTGGGAACGATCTAAGTGAAATTCTACCCCAAAGTTTCTTGTATGTATATTAATTTATTTGAACAAATTAGGCTTTGCAAAGAACATTTTCAAACATATTATGTCATGCATTGCCCTATCTTGAACCCAAATTGGGTAATTTGACATTGTGAGGTAGTTTAAAATAGGTAACGGTCAAGTGATTACACCTcaccacattttttttttaaatttactcaaTGAGCTCTTAGTGTGTTGGCAATCTGGTaactcattagaacatagaacatagaatgatacagcgcagtacaggcccttcggcccacaatgttgcaccaacatgggaagtcaaaaaacaaaagccatctaacctacactatgccattatcatccatatgcttatccaataaacttttaaatgccctcaatgttggcgagttcactactgttgcaggtagggcattccacggcctcaccactctttgcataaagaacctacctctgacctctgtcctatatctattacccctcagttaaaggctatgtcccctcgtgctagccatttccatccgcgggagaaggctctcactgtccaccctatctaaccccctgatcattttgtatgcctctattaagtctccccttaaccttcttctctctaacgaaaacaacctcaagtccatcagcctttcctcataagatttttcctccataccaggcaacatcctggtaaatctcctctgcacccgctccaaagcttccacgtccttcctataatgcggtgaccagaactgtacacaatactccaaatgcggccgtaccagagttttgtacagctgcaacatgacctcatgactccggaactcaatccctctaccaataaaggccaacactccataggccttcttcacaaccctatcagcctgggtggcaactttcagggatctatgtacatgggcacctagatccctctgctcatccacacttccaagaactttaccattagccaaatattccgcattcctgttattccttccaaagtgaatcacctcacacttctctacattaaactccatttgccacctctcagcccagctctgcagcttatctatgtccctctgtaacctgctacatccttccgcactgtcgacaacaccaccgactttactcacccacccttctgcgccctcctctaggtcattgataaaaatgacaaacagcaacggccccagaacagatccttgtggtacgccacttgtaactgaactccattctgaacatttcccatcaaccaccaccctctgtcttctttcagctagccaatttctgatccacatctctaaatcaccctcaatccccagcctccgtattttctgcaatagcctaccgtggggaaccttatcaaacgctttactgaaatccatatacaccacatcaactgctctaccctcgtctatctgTTCGGTCATTGTTTGATGTTGTCAGAGGGAATTAAATTTCACCCCCGCCCTTGCCTGTGGTGAGTTCCAAAGTGAGGGCTCCTTTGATCAGGTGGAAGAGTAAGGGGTGGGGATTCAGCCACTCCTCCTGATTAAGCCTGGGGCAGGCAGGCTTGCTGATCATCCATCAATGCCAAATCAGGCCCTTAAGTGGGGAACTAGTGCCTACTTAAGGGCCAAGGGCCTCATGCCACCACCACTGGTATTCAATCTGTGGTGGGTGGGCGACCCGCCATGCGCAGTGGCCAACAATTCAGGGTTGCTTGTGGCCTTCTGGGGAGAGGTGGGAACCCTGTATCAGGAAAGGGGAGTGGGTTCCCACTGagagccctgctatttcctccatctgccatttccccattgctGATGACTCCCCTCTCTATGACTCTGCCACCACTTGTCTTTCTCCGGGTATCCAACAATTCCCTCTGGatagaccataagatacaggagcagaattaggccattcagcccatcaagtctgctccgccattcaatcatggctgatatgtttctcatccccattctcctgccttcttcacataatccctgatctccttattaatcaagaacatatctatctctgtcttaaagacactcagtgacttgacctcacaaccttctggggcaaagagttccacagattcactattccCTATCTAAAAAAATTCTTCCAcatcccttcaatctgaggctatACTCTCAGGTTCTAGTCTGTTCTACTAGTGGAAAAATCttatccacattcactctatctaggcttcttagtattctgtaaatttcaatgagatcgctcccatccttctgaactccatcggGTACAGACCCAATGTCCTCAAACGCTCCTCATATGACGagcccttcattcccaggatcattcttgtgagcctcctgtggatctcctccaaggccagcacatccttccttaaatacaggCCCCAAAGCTACTGACAATAttcccaaatggggtctgaccagtgccTTATACAGCCTTAGCAGTATACCCCTGCTCTTGTATCCAAGATTAAATGTCCCCGGGTGAGCTGAGAACCAGGTGGCGGAACTCCCGCTGTCAATTTGAGGCTTGATTCCCTCGACGATCCTGGAGATTGGGTCAGAGGTGGTATTGCCAGTTTTGGCCTGCCCCCACCCTCTTCCACCTTCATTGAATTCCATCTATCATCTTTGATATGGGTATGCTACAGTTAGCTGGGCTGACTGAAATTAGAAGTTCATCAATACTATTTTGCAAAGGACCATCAATACGTTTTGAATTTCCTATTTTAATCTGGTCTAACAGTGTTAACTTGTGACACCtatttggactggattggatttgtttattgtcacgtgtaccaaggtacagtgaaaagtatttttctgcgagcagctcaacagatcattaagtacatgagaagaaaagggaataaaagaaaatacataataggggaacacaacatatacaatgtaactacttaagcactggcatcggatgaagcatacagggtgtagtgttaatgaggtcagtccataagagggtcatttaggagtctggtgacagtggggaagaagctgtttttgagtctgttcgtgcgtgttctacaAACATTTTACAAACAATCTATAATTCAGATGCTGGAGTTGAAAAACAACACAAACTTCTAACCTTGTAATATTTTGATGTAGCGTCAAGTGATAAAATACAGTCAGAATAATTCAATGCTTCTTTATTAATTAAGTATTCTGGCTGAAATATCTCAAGAAACATTCTGTTCATTTAAAAATAAAGGCTGCCCAAAAACAGAAACTTTCTGAATTATAGTTTTTTTCTTAAAATTTAAACATACAAAATTAGCAATTCTAAATAAAAAAAAGCGACAGCTACTTTATATGATGAGCATACCTCCTTCCGGAAACTTCACAGAATAACTATTAGAGCAAGTCTTCAAACAGTACGTTTCATTCTGAAATCTGTTTTTGTTGCCACCTATTCCAGTGTAGACAAATGGTTGGCAATAGTCAGCAGGTGAGGCATAGAACCATTGAACGCTCCTTGATTTAGGGTCCATCTGATCCCCTGTCTGCATTGGTTCCATACAGGCTTCACCTGTGATCAGGGAGAATTGAATATTTTGTTAGGAGCTAATAGGTATACTTCTTGGTTACAAATGAACTATAATGTAAAAATTGAACACCCTCAATTATTTAGCACTTTAACAGACCTAAACAAATTGCATTACATCTCCCTCTGGTTTCCACTACAAACACCCATCCCCTCTCTAAACACccactccctcaaccccatcccctcTTCAACCTCCCACTCCCTCAACCCCATACCCTCTTCAACCTCccactccctcaaccccatcccctcTTCAACCTCccactccctcaaccccatcccctcTCCAAACACCCACTCCCTCAACACCATCCTCTCTCCAACCTCCTGCTCCCTCAACCCCATCGCCTCTTCAACCTCccactccctcaaccccatcccTCTTCAACCTCccactccctcaaccccatcccctctccaacctcctgctccctcaacaccatcccctctccaacctcctgctccctcaccccatccctttTCCAACCTCCTactccctcaaccccatccccttTCCAACCTCCTGCTCACTCAACCCCATCCCCTCTTCAACCTCccactccctcaaccccatcctctcTCCAACCTCCTgttccctcaaccccatcccctctccaacctcctgctcccccaaccccttcccctttTCAGCCTATAGGCATCTAgggtggccacttcccgattacaaaatggacactttgcaaagattgcagggaaaatggacaatgctgagaaaacaagcaggttcagagcttgtctgtatattggagccacagctcccagacaagaccaaagctgtaggcccattagcatactaatggcccatctccgggaacaaaagagtaacatttgagtaaccgatactaaggcagacaccccagcgccagaggagaccgaaacaaagcaggccaacggccatctaggacacgcccagccatcagggcacccacccctttattggttgagatcaataggaatgatcaagaaacggcccaattgattggggccaagttcaaggcccgcccaaaagagcgcaaagcccctttgggtataagaaggagcccccaagagagaattgttctcttggaccaggctctcaccaaggagagacctgtccaccagctgcagcagaagcaagtaagtccaaggtcaacacacgctaccagacagacgaccttagctgttcccctgtaccagttccaccccagcagcctcagaaccgaacaacggccattgttcctctgactgagtgggcgcccgaagctaagtataggctttagcagtcgtgatagtttagCCTGTAAAGTTTTGTGCATgaatatatttaactgtgtgtgtaaataaataagcattgactttgaactgactaactggtatatcgagtctttgatcagtattcggttttgaacctagtggcgatatcgaaagataccttgcgactctagagcaaacgtaattagaattaaggaaggcgaccatattgaccgctgtattcagagccaaccaaagagagcaacatttgctggcgactctgccgggactcGACGTAGATGTGGcctagtcactctgagagaacccaaatttgaattagtatccaattggaaacagaaaaaccacaagtgtaagaacaatactgatcaaacctccaagattcggaagtgtgttaatgcatgcatactaacagggatataaggtaaacctgagagattttgttgcgtaaaactgtcgggagttttgtaggccggaaaatatcgtaagccgtacccgtgtttacatcaccactttatcaccccctatttcaagttcagtagagaacccagagatagagagaaaatggcaatgaaggcaatggaacgccttatgaaacccccaagaattcgaggtcacagcgaccagtagagtaggacagtgtcccgtatgggaagaagagatcagaaaatatctcaaagggaaaggatggcccctttggagtgaattctgcgtcaatgatgaaacaggtcccgggagtataggacatacttggtgggagaacctgtcagagattcataagaagagcttggggaaagcttgcaagccgatggcaatcgtgtccggcttggcacaattgcgaggcacagagtagGTCGttgggatgctccgtagagagattgaggagagagac
This genomic interval carries:
- the tfpil gene encoding boophilin-G2 translates to MWRIVLYLGICISTFNLSVTANRSEACMEPMQTGDQMDPKSRSVQWFYASPADYCQPFVYTGIGGNKNRFQNETYCLKTCSNSYSVKFPEGDAACQLQKERGDCRANVLKWYYDEDTKSCETFLFSGCHGNGNQFEDKKSCRSLCAASGQGRFNVNEEETETQQRDEGDTVAIVFGCLFGIAVIGFVAVFVIQRKKHKSQRSKSKGTTEVEMQ